From the genome of Sediminibacter sp. Hel_I_10:
TGGTATTTTTGCGCCCTTCTTCACCACAACAATTCCATCTTTAATCACATAATTCTCGGTTTCGGAGTCTTCGTTATGTTTACTGCCGTCAATGATCACATCATCACCAACACGACAGTTTTTATCTATAATTGCATTATTGATGGCACAGCGCTCTCCAACACCCATAAACGTATCAATGTTATTTTCCTCTATAAACTGAAGTGATTCATAACTGTCATTACCCATCATATAACAATTAGAGATTTTAGTGCCCTTTCCTATTCTAGAACGAATGCCAATTACAGAACGTTCAATTCTTTCGGCATGAATAATACAGCCATCAGCGATGACGGTCTGGTTCAAAAGCGTTCCTGAAATTTTTGAAGTCGGCAAAATCCTTGCGTGGGTATAAATACGTTGATGATCATCATAAAGGTTGAACTGCGGAATAGCGTCAGTAAGCCCTAAGTTCGCCTCAAAGAATGAGTCGATATTACCAATATCTGTCCAGTAGCCTTCATACTGATAACTAAAGGTTTTGTATTTATGGATGGATTGTGGAATAATCTCTTTTCCGAAGTCAACCGTATCGGGCTCATCCATAAGTTTTACCAGTAAATCTTTATTAAAGATGTAAATGCCCATAGAAGCTAAATAATGTCTCCCGCTGCGTTGCATGTCTTCACTTACATCAGACTCCCAACCTCTCAGGGCTTCAGTATTTGGTTTTTCTATAAATGACGTAATTAAGTTGTCTTCATTTGTTTTTAAAATACCAAATGATGTTGCATCCTTTGCAGTTACAGGTAAGGTCGCGATTGAAATCTGGGCACCATTACGTTCATGTCTGGCAATCATATCATTAAAATCCATTTGATAGAGTTGATCTCCAGATAAAATAAGTGCATATTCAAAATCATGCTCCAAAAAGTGATGCATGCTTTGGCGCACAGCATCTGCAGTACCTTGAAACCACTCACCGCTTTTAATGGTCTGCTCTGCCGCTAAGACGTCTACAAAAGCTGAGCTAAAAAAGCTAAAGTTATAGGTGTTCTTGATGTGCTTGTTTAATGATGCAGAATTGAACTGAGTTAAAACAAACATGCGCTTAATGTCTGAGTTGATGCAGTTAGAAATAGGAATATCTACCAAACGATATTTTCCTGCAATTGGCACCGCTGGCTTTGAGCGTTTCTCTGTTAAGGGATATAATCTTGAACCTTGTCCGCCTCCTAAAATTATGGAGAGCACTTTATTATTTATCATCATGAGTATGTATTAAAGTTTGATATAATTCTTGTACTTGTTTCGCAATGGCAGACCAATCAAAAATAGCTTCAACTCGAGCTCTACCGGCTTTACCCATTGCAGCCTGTAAATCTTTATCATTTACCACTTTATTGATGGCACTGGCCAAATCTTTTGAGAATTCTTCTGGATCCATGGGTTCAAAAGGCGCCTCTTTTTGTTGCGCTACTGGCACGAGATATCCAGTTTCATCTTGCACAACCACTTCCTTAATGCCACCAACGGCGCTTGCTACAACCGCTGTTTCACAAGCCATCGCTTCTAGATTAATGATTCCGAATGGTTCATAAATAGAAGGACAGCAAAATACGGCGGCATGAGAATACAACTCAATGACTTGTGGTTTTGGCAGCATGTCTGCAATCCAAATCACATTATCACGCTCTTGTTTTACAGCATCTACACTGGCTTTCATTTCTGCAGCAATTTCTTTAGTATCTGGGGCGCCAGCACACAGTACAATTTGAGTATCCTTATCAATATGCTGTATGGCGTTTACCAAATGAATAATTCCTTTTTGCCTGGTTATGCGTCCAACAAATAAGACATAGGGTTTTTCTAAATTAACCCCATATTGTGTTAGCGTGTTTGTTTGACTGGTGACCGCATATTCCTTTAGATTGATCCCATTGTAAATCACCTTGATCTTTTCAGGATCCACATTAAAATGATGCAGCAAATCTGTCTTGGTCTCCTCGGAAACAGCAATCACGGCATCTGCCATTTCAATTGCCGTTTTCTCTATCCAAGAGGAGGCTTCATAGCCTCTGCCCAATTGCTCCCTTTTCCATGGTCTTAAAGGCTCTAAGGAATGTGTAGTAATGACCAAAGGCGTACCGTAGCAAAGTTTAGCTACAATCCCTGCGAAATGGGCATACCAAGTGTGGCAATGTACAATATCAGCATCAACGGGATCAATATTCATGTTCACGCAAGTTCTTAAGGTTTGCAATACCGCCTTCAATTTGCCATCTGCAGAATCAAAATCTGCATTCTCAAATTCAAAACCTTTTACCTTTAAATTTTTTGAAATATCATTTTGGTCTCCAAAACTGCGCACCTCCATAGGCATCAACTTCGCCAACTCCGCAGCTAAATACTCAACATGAACACCTGCACCACCATAAACATAAGGTGGAAACTCTCTTGTATAAAATAATGCCTTCATAAATGTAATTGGAACTAATAATTATAACGTTATAGCCTTTGTAATGCGCTAAAAGTCTTACAATTTAACGAAATCTTACAAGTTAACATAGCTTTGAACATTAATTATTCTTTATTTTTCATGTAAGTACGAAAGAACAGAAACGACTTAAAGATCATTCAACAGAAAACAAAAATCCATGAAAAAAATCATTGCTATTTGCGCCATAAGTTTATTTGTTAGCTGTAATTCATCAGCCCAGAAAAAAAAGACAGAAAACTACGAGGTTCAAAAAACCGAAGCGGAGTGGAAACAAGAACTCACTGCCGAAGAATTTTATGTGCTTTGGGAAGAAGGCACAGAACGCGCCTTTACGAGTCCGCTGAATAATGAAAAACGTACAGGCACGTATCATTGTGCAGCTTGTGATACCCCTGTGTTTGAAAGTGAACATAAATTTGACTCTGGTACAGGATGGCCAAGTTTTGACAGAGCTATTGAGGGCAATGTCGCTTATAAAGCTGATGGTAATAGAACTGAAGAGCACTGCGCCACTTGCGGTGGCCATTTGGGACATGTCTTTAATGATGGCCCAAGAGCAACTACAGGAAAACGCCATTGCATCAATGGTGTGGCTTTAGATTTTGAACCTGAAAAATAAATTTGTAAAATATTCCGATTAGCATCCAATGATCATTATCATTGGATGCTTTGTTTTCTGATATTCTAAAATTAGCTTTTCATAGTGCTTAAACAGATATCTCTAATTTTATTTTTAGTGCATTTGAGTTTTGGAGTTTGGTTTCGTAACTTCGTGACCTCGAAATAATATAACAAAATCATAATGAGTAAATACGATATCATAGTACTTGGAAGTGGCCCTGGAGGTTACGTTACGGCCATTAGAGCATCACAGCTAGGCTTTAAAACAGCCATTGTTGAAAAAGAAAGCCTTGGAGGTGTTTGTTTGAATTGGGGATGTATCCCAACTAAAGCGCTTTTAAAATCTGCTCAAGTATTTGAATATCTGAAACATGCCGAAGATTATGGTTTATCTGTTACAGATGCCAAACACGATTTTGATGCCGTTGTTAAGCGTAGTCGTGGTGTTGCAGACGGGATGAGTAAGGGTGTTCAATTCCTTATGAAAAAAAACAAAATTGATGTTATAGAAGGCTTTGGAAAATTAAAAACCGGTAAAAAAATTGATGTTGACGGTACAGAATACAGTGCCGACCATATCATAATTGCCACAGGTGCACGTTCTAGAGAGTTGCCAAGTTTACCGCAAGATGGTAAAAAAGTGATTGGCTATAGAAAAGCGATGACTCTAGAGAAGCAACCTAAGAAGATGATTGTTGTTGGATCTGGTGCTATTGGTGTTGAGTTTGCTTACTTCTATAATTCTATGGGAACTGAAGTTACCATAGTAGAATACTTACCAAACATTGTTCCTGTTGAAGACGAAGAGGTATCTAAACAATTAGAGCGTAGCTTTAAGAAAAGCGGGATTAAAATAATGACTTCTTCTGAAGTTACTAAAGTAGACACCTCTGGAGATGGTGTTAAAGCCACTATTAAGACGAAAAAAGGCGAAGAAACACTTGAAGCTGATATCGTTTTATCAGCAGTAGGGATCAAATCAAATATAGAGAACATTGGTTTAGAAGATGTTGGGATTGCAGTTGATAGGGATAAAATTTTAGTCAACGATTACTACCAAACCAACATTCCTGGATATTATGCTATTGGCGATGTTACGCCTGGTCAAGCTTTAGCTCACGTGGCTTCTGCCGAAGGTATTTTATGTGTTGAAAAAATTGCTGGACAGCATGTTGAAAAATTAGACTACGGAAATATTCCTGGGTGTACGTATTGTTCTCCTGAAATTGCCTCGGTTGGATTGACCGAAAAACAAGCGAAAGATCAAGGTCTCGATGTAAAAATTGGTAAGTTTCCATTCTCTGCGTCTGGTAAAGCAAGTGCTTCTGGAGCCAAAGACGGTTTTGTAAAAGTGATCTTTGATGCTAAATACGGCGAATGGTTAGGCTGCCATATGATTGGCGCAGGCGTTACAGACATGATTGCAGAAGCGGTTTTAGGCCGTAAATTAGAAACTACAGGTCATGAAGTGCTAAAAGCAGTTCACCCACACCCTACGATGAGTGAGGCTGTGATGGAAGCTGTTGCAGCAGCTTACGATGAAGTCATACATCTATAAGTAGAAAGATAGAACTTCGAGAAAATTTATAAATCCCAAATCGATTATAATTGATTTGGGATTTTTAAGTTTAATGGATTATTTAACCTTAACTTTATTCAAAAGCAAATATGAAATACCATATCATTATCAATAGCGTAAAAACAGTTGAATCATTAAAAGACGCTTGGAGCAAAGAAGACTATTTAGCCTTATTGGAAAAATTTGAATTGGAAAGCGAAAGCCATTTAAGTATCAAGGAATTGGAGGAACTGTTGTTCTTAGCCATTTCAGAATACGAACCTAATGAAGCTGCGGCCATTGTTTTAGATTATAGACTTTCTGAACATCTCAATGAAAATCAAATTGACCAGATGTCCTATGACATGTTGCAGGATAAAATCTCTGAGGAGTACCCAGAAATTTCATTGCACCATGAACTTTTCAATAGCAACCAATTACTATATAAAGCGTACAATGGTACGTTTCCAAATGCGAAAGCCACAATTATTGAATTTGAAATTTCTCCAAGCAACCCTATTTCCAAGGAAATTATATTAAAAGCTTTAGACAAAACACTGGCACAAGGTAATGTTATAAAGCGCCTTTTCGGAAATCAACTTGCAGGAAAAGAAGCATTTGATGAGGCTGAGTCCATCGTTTGGGATTTGACAGCCACTGGCAAATCGTCATTTATTATGACCACTTCAGAATACTGGATGAGCCGCGACGAATTTAAAGACGCTGAGTTTGATGTGACAGTTGTTGAATTTGAAGATGAGGACAACGAAGATTGATTAGAAAAAAGCGCTCGATACTATGAAGCATTAGACTAAACCATTTTAACTAATTTTGAAATTTAGTCCAGAGATTTCGGTTTTGTGTTTTCATTCCCTTTTAACTCAATCGTACTTGGCTTCAAAATTGCCATCCCATTTGTCCTGAACTTTCATAACCTGCTCAATAACGTCTCTTACTGCTCCTTTGCCCCCTAGTTTATGAGACACATATTTACTGATTCCTTTGACCTCTATGGCGGCATCTTGCGGACAGGTTGGCAGCGCTACTAACTTCATAACGGGAACGTCTGGGATATCATCCCCCATATACAAAACATGCTCTGCTTTTATATTTTTACTTTTAAGATACTCCCTAAACTGATTCACTTTTTGATGCGCTCCCAAATAGATATCAGTAATACCTAAACCCTCTAATCGTTTTTGAACGCCAAGATTACTCCCTCCAGAAATGATACAGACGTTAAAGCCGGCATCTATAGCTGTTTTTAAAGCATAACCGTCTTTTATATTCATACTCCTAAGCATGTCTCCATTGGTCATTATGGTCACAGTACCATCTGTAAGCACTCCATCAACATCTAAAATAAAGGTGGTGATTTGCTCTAAATATTCTTTATAACTTTTATCTTCCATGGGTTTTTTTAATCGATTTGGTCAATAGTTCATAGATCTCTTTGTGGCTAGACTTTTCTATGAGTTCTAAATGGTTCTTGATTGTTTTTTTGTCATTTCTAAGTGCTGGTCCTGTTTGCGCTTGATATGGTGATAAGTTTTGCACCTTCTTAGCCGTTTCTGTAATTAAAGGCTTTAATAAATCGAATTCCGCACCCTGAGACTCTGTAATCTCATGCGCCACTCGGTACAGTTGGTTGGTAAAGTTATTGACAAACACAGCCCCTAAATGCAAGGCAGCTCTTTGATCACTATTAATACGCTTTACATTATTACTAATGGCTCGGGCCAATGTCTTGATTAAAGGATAGTCCTTCTTATCTAAGACCTCTAAACAAATTGGAACGTCTAAAAAATCAATGTCAGCAGATTTTGAAAAAGTTTGAAGCGGATAAAACACGCCTCGCCTATGCTTTTTATCAAGATCATGCATGATAACACTTCCCGAAGTATGCACTACCAATCGGTTTTTAAAAGGTAGTTTTCGGGAAACTTTAGAAATGGCATCATCACTAACAGCGATAATATAGACGTCTGCCTCTTTAATATTTGAAAAATCGTCGATAATCTCAACTTCATTTTTATAAGACTCCAACGTTTCTCGATGTCTATTAAACCATTGTGTGACGCTTACCTTTTCCGAAGCAGAAAACGCTTTATATAAATGAGTGGCAACATTACCTGCGCCAATAAGTACAACTGTAATCATGCCGTAAAAGTACAATAGATTTTAGACATAAGGCTGGTTTCAGTAAAGATCAAGCAACAACAAATTTAACCAATTACTCTGCTAACAATTGCTCTATAAAACCGGTGAAATCTTCTTTAAATTCCCTGAACTTCTCTCCAGTTGCAGGACCATTAAAACCTGTGTGAATCTTACGAACTTTACCTTTTTTATCGATAATGATTGAGGTTGGATAAGATAAAATATGGTTGAGCATTGGTAACTTCTCTTGAGCCTCTTTCTTATCAGAAGAGCCATATTGCGCTAAAAGAATGGGATACCCTATTGCCAGATTTTCCTTTAGGCGGTTGATGTTCTCGAAAGCCGCCTCAGGACTCTTTGCATATTCAAAGGCTAAGGCTACAAATTCTAGATCTTTATCAGAATTTGTGTTGTAATATTCAGAATAATATCGGCTCTCATCCAAACAATTAGGACACCAAGATCCCATAATTTGAACCACGACTACCTTATCTTTAAATTGCTTATCGGTTAAAGATACTGGACGTCCATTGGTATCTGGAAATGTAAACTCTAATTGCTCATAACCTTCTTTTAAAAACGTAAGTTCGTTAGCATCTGCTAATTCAAAATCAGCATTTCGTTTTGCTGTAAAAGGCTCTTGCCAATGGCTGCCAGAATAAAACATGCCTGTCATGCTACTATCGGTCACTTTTGCTGTAAATAAAAAGGCGTGCGATCCATCAAAAGCAGAAAGCTTCACGTCATCGCCATCAATTACGCCTTCCAAATACCTATAGTCTCCTGTTGTGGTTAAAAAAGTACCGGTAACCTCTTTGCCCTTTTGTTCAAAAACACCTTTACCCAAATACCTATCTTCTTCGGAATCTGGACTAAATACCGTTTCCCAACTGCCACTAACATCTGTGGTTGGCGCTGCTTCTGAAACCAGAAAACGTTGGTCATTATCAAGATCTGCCGAAAAAGGTACGGTTCTATCCAAACTTTCTATAAAAAAATGACCTTTCAACTTACCTTGGCTATGTTTAGCCTTGATAAATCCTTCAAAAACGGGCATTTGGATGCGTACACTATCGTTAGTGTAAGTCATTTCATTTACTTGTATGACCTCTTCTGCATTAAAAATCTTTAAAGAAGATTTAGCAGTCACTTCAAAATTAAAAGGAAGCACTTCGGTATCGGTTAACTGTAATTCAGCTCGCCAAGTCCCTTGCTCTAAAGGATCTGGAGCATTCAAATTACAAGAAAACAGGGTAACAGATAAAGTAATGAATACAATAAAACCACTAAAATATTTAAACATGGGAGCGCTTTAAGAGATTGTAAGTCTCGACAAAGATAAACTTCTTACAAAGAAAACCTTTGTGGCATTTATAAAACTAAGCAGTTTATTATCTTTGCCCCTCATTTAGAAAAAACTCATGAAAATTTCATATAACTGGCTCAAGCAGTTCTTAAAAACCGATTGGACGGCAGAAAAAACTGGCGAACTCTTAACCGATTTAGGATTAGAGATTGAAGGCATTGACACCTATCAATCTGTAAAAGGCGGATTAGAAGGAATTGTTGTTGGAGAGGTCTTGACCTGTAACCAACATAGCAATGCCGACCGTTTAAAAGTAACCACTGTAGACATTGGTCAAGACACCCCATTACAAATTGTATGTGGCGCGCCCAATGTTGCCAAAGGACAGAAGGTACCGGTTGCCACTATTGGCACGACTTTATATACTGCGGAAGGTGAAGCTTGGACCATTAAAAAAGGTAAGATTAGAGGAGAGGAAAGTCACGGAATGATTTGCGCTGAAGATGAACTTGGATTGGGCAAATCCCATGACGGGATTATGGTTTTAGATGCAAATATTAAAGTAGGTACTCCAGCTGCAGAACTCTTCGAGATAGAAAATGACAAGATTTTTGAAATCGGACTTACGCCTAATCGGGCTGATGCCATGAGTCATTTTGGAGTCGCACGTGATCTTAGAGCGGGTCTAATACAAGAAGATATTAAAACCGAATTCATAACCCCTTCGGTAAGTGCATTTCACGTCGAAAACAGAACGCTAAAAATTGACATCGATGTTAAAAATAACACTTTGGCCCCGAGGTATTGTGGCCTTACCATTTCTGGCATTAAAGTAACAGACTCCCCAAAATGGTTACAAAACCGATTGAAGGCCATTGGCTTGACACCAAAAAATAATGTTGTAGACGTTACTAATTATGTGTTGCATGAATTAGGGCAACCATTGCACGCTTTTGATGCTAATAAAATTTCAGGTAATAAAGTCATTGTAAAAACTCTTCCAGAAGGAACAGTTTTTGAAACTCTAGATGGTGTTGAACGAAAGTTGAGTGCAGAAGATCTCATGATCTGTGATGCAGAAAAACCAATGTGCATAGCAGGTGTTTTTGGAGGTGCTTATTCTGGCGTGACCGAACATACCACGAGTATCTTTTTAGAGAGTGCTTTCTTTAATCCCGTGAGCATTAGAAAAACAGCTAAAAGACATGCCCTTAATACAGATGCGTCATTTAGATTTGAGCGCGGTATTGATCCAAATATTACTGAATATGCTTTAAAAAGAGCAGCATTACTCATTCAGGAAATAGCCGGAGGTGATGTTACCAGTGATTTAATGGATTTCTACCCTAAGAAAATTGAAGATTTCCAAGTTCGTGTAAGTTTTGAGAATGCTAAAAAGTTAATTGGCGAAGATCTTCCGAAGGAAACCATTAAGAGCATTTTGACCTCCCTAGAAATCAAAATCAACAACGTTACCGAAACCGGATTAGGCCTTACCGTCCCTGCCTATAGAAACGATGTGCAACGTGAAGCCGATGTTATAGAGGAAATCCTTAGAGTTTATGGTTACAATAATATCAAGACCACTGAAAAACTCAATGCTTCCATATCTAATACCTCAAGATTTGAGGATTTTAAATTGCAGAATATTATAGGAAATCAATTGGCCTCTCAAGGTTTTTTTGAAATTCTTTCCAACTCGTTGACGACTCCTAAGTACATAGCGCTAACCGAAGATCTTAAGGATGACCATAGCGTAGAGATGCTAAATCCTTTGAGTAACGATCTTAGCGTGATGCGACAAAGTTTATTATTCTCAGGATTAGAAGCTGTGAGACATAATTTAAACCGTAAACGACAAGATCTCAAATTATTTGAGTTTGGTAAAACATACCATAATTACAGTGAAAGCCGAGAAGAATTTAAGCATCTTTCTCTGTTTTTAACCGGTAACAAAACCCAAAGACGTTGGAACAGTTCTGAAACAAAGAGTGATTTCTTTTATATGAAAGGCGTCGTAAATGCGATATTGAGCCGTTTGGGAATCACTGGTCACAGGGTCTCTGCTATTGATAAGGATTTCTTTTCAGAAGGTATTTGCTTGTCTTTAGGCAAAGAACGTTTAGTAGAATTTGGCCTTGTGAGCAAGCGTGTTTTAAAACATTTTGATATTGATCAAGAGGTTTTATTTGCCGATTTTAATTGGGATAATATCATAAAGTTAGTTAGACATCACAATGTGATGTTTAAGGATATCCCTAAATATCCAGAAGTAAGACGTGATTTTGCATTATTAATTAATGACGCGGTTTCTTTTGGAGATATTGATCACATTGCGTCTCAAACTGAAAAAAGATTATTGATTGACGTCGATCTTTTTGATGTATACCAAGGCAAAAATCTTCCTAAAGGCAAGAAAAGTTATGCTGTAAGTTTTGTGTTTCAAGATGAACAAAAGACAATGACGGATAAGCAGGTCGATAAAATAATGAACAAGTTGCAAGCTAATTTTGAGAAAGAACTTGGTGCTGAATTACGCTAAGCATTTGAAACTAGCATTTCTGCTTTTTGGGATCGCTCTTTTGTTTGGTCATCTACACATAACAGCGCAAAATTTAGATCCATCTAAGCCTAGTGATACGTCTTCATATTGGCAATTAATAAAATATGATGCCCAATACACCTTAAAAAGTGTTGGGCATGGATTTTCACGCCCTCTATATTGGAAAGGAAAAGATTATGCCAAAATGGGAATTTTATTTGCAGGTACCGCAGCTATGACCTTAGCAGATGATCCTGTTAGGGATTTTGTATCTAATGGTAAAAAAAATGTTCCTGAGGTATTACGAGACTTCGGATGGTATTTTGGGAGCCCGCAAAATTACTTTTTGGCCAATGCTGGTCTTTATGGTTTTGGTGTGCTTACAAAAAACGAAAAAATCAGAAAAACCAGTGTGCTCATTATTAGTTCATCTATAACTACAGGCCTAATGCAAACCTTCTTGAAAAATGCTGTGGGGAGACAACGACCAAATGCCAATGACGATAACTTAAATTTCTCGCCTTTTTCCAAGTCGGGTGCTTTCCATTCCTTTCCATCCGGACACACCGTACTCTCCATCACTATGGCACACGCTATTGCGAAACAGTTTGACAATATATGGATCAAAGCTGGGGTGTATGCCATTGGAGCCATACCACCAGCATCAAGATTGATCGATGACGCTCATTGGATCTCAGACGTCGCCTTTAGCGCTGCCTTGAGCATTATAGTCGTGGATAGTATGGATAAGTTTCTATTCAATGAAAACGCTTATAGCTATCCCCAAAAAAAGAAATCCGTTTCATGGAATTTTTGTTTCGGAGCAAATACAATTGGTATCGTGGGAACATTTTAAGGATGATCTGCTATCAATCTAAAGCTTCTCACAAGTTCTTCATCTTATAATCTCTTTTCAATTCTGAATCCAGCTGTTAAACAATTGTAAAAATACAGCGATGAAGCAGGTTTAGAGATTAAATATATGTAATTTTAAACATCAACTAAAAACTAAAATTATGGCAACAATAACTCTAAAAGGTTCTGAAATTCACACGTCTGGTCAACTTCCTAAAAAAGGAACAAAAGCTCCAGATTTCAAATTAACTTCAACTGATTTACAGGAAAAATCACTTTCAGATTTTTCTGGTCACAATCTCGTTTTAAACATTTTTCCTAGTGTAGATACTGGTGTTTGCGCAACATCTGTTAGGGAATTTAATGAAAAAGCTAGTGGATTGGATAATACGAAAGTACTATGCATTTCTAGAGATTTACCCTTTGCACTAGATCGTTTTTGTGCTGCAGAGGGATTGGAAAATGTTGTAAATCTTTCCGATTTTAAAGATGGAAATTTCGGCAAATCTTATGGCGCGGCAATTACAGACAGTGCGTTTGAGGGGCTTCTCTCTAGGGCTGTAGTAGTTGTGAACCCTGATGGTGAAGTCATTTACACAGAGCAAGTTAGTGAAATTGCTGATGAACCAAATTATAAAGCTGCTTTGGATGCCTTAAACTAATGGACAAGAAAAAAGAATCATTTCTTGTTAATAGATTAAAAAGTGTAGGCTATGCTTATAAAGGTGCGGTATACTTAATAAGAACAGAGGCAAGCGCTAAAATTCAATTGGCTTTGGGCCTATTGGTTACGCTTGCTGGTTTCTATTTTAATATTTCTAGAACAGAATGGATTCTACAGGTAATTTGCATCGGCATGGTCATTAGTCTAGAAGGCGTCAATACTGCTATTGAATATATAGCAGATTTTGTTCATCCCGATCTACATTCTAGCATAGGACGCATCAAGGATATTGCCGCGGGAGCTGTCTTTATTG
Proteins encoded in this window:
- a CDS encoding diacylglycerol kinase family protein, encoding MDKKKESFLVNRLKSVGYAYKGAVYLIRTEASAKIQLALGLLVTLAGFYFNISRTEWILQVICIGMVISLEGVNTAIEYIADFVHPDLHSSIGRIKDIAAGAVFIGAVSAFIVALIIYIPKLL
- the tpx gene encoding thiol peroxidase — translated: MATITLKGSEIHTSGQLPKKGTKAPDFKLTSTDLQEKSLSDFSGHNLVLNIFPSVDTGVCATSVREFNEKASGLDNTKVLCISRDLPFALDRFCAAEGLENVVNLSDFKDGNFGKSYGAAITDSAFEGLLSRAVVVVNPDGEVIYTEQVSEIADEPNYKAALDALN
- a CDS encoding phosphatase PAP2 family protein, whose amino-acid sequence is MKLAFLLFGIALLFGHLHITAQNLDPSKPSDTSSYWQLIKYDAQYTLKSVGHGFSRPLYWKGKDYAKMGILFAGTAAMTLADDPVRDFVSNGKKNVPEVLRDFGWYFGSPQNYFLANAGLYGFGVLTKNEKIRKTSVLIISSSITTGLMQTFLKNAVGRQRPNANDDNLNFSPFSKSGAFHSFPSGHTVLSITMAHAIAKQFDNIWIKAGVYAIGAIPPASRLIDDAHWISDVAFSAALSIIVVDSMDKFLFNENAYSYPQKKKSVSWNFCFGANTIGIVGTF